The DNA window aatatcagtgGAAGCAGAATGCACTTGTATAATACCTAAACTCAATTATGAATgtttaaacaaaagtttttttttctcgttATCGATATAAggtatttttgttgattttttagaaataattttttttttttattattatggaaTAAGCACAAAGTGAAGCACAGTGAATTCtgtccggatgcactgtatctaCACAACCTGTAGACCCACCCTTTGGACACAGTAACCAGCTGTTGGTCTCTGTCTTTTCAGTTCCTTCAGCCTGCAgcataaaacaataacattagCAGTATAGGATCATTGGTCGATTATGTCTGAGAGCCATTTGATCTATGTTGACCTGTACAAGCAGACTTCGTGTGACGATGTCAATGCGTCCTCTCTCTGGCACACTCACAATCTCATTGTCACACACAGTCTGGGACGCCTCTGCCTCTGCACTGACTGTAATATTCATCACTCCTGCAACACAAGACATGTTACATGAAGATACAGCAGACACAAACACTGAGAAACAATTATTCAGACTGGACAAGTCACCAAGAACAGAAGGAGTGAGGATCCATTTAAAGGTTTGTCTTCCATTAGCACAGAGACAGGATGAATACTGATCATCAGAGGAGGCTTTGAGAGTGTAGTCTGAGGAAGGAGCTGGACTCACTTTAACCTGTCAATCAAGCACATGTGATTAGTGGAATATTTATTCTGACTGGATCAGACTGAGTCTAAAATCTCACCATGATGCACTTGGACAGATAGTTGAAGACAGTGGCCTTGAGCTCAAAGATCTCCCCACGGATGATGGAGTAAGGTAGAGAGAGCTCCAGGAAGAAGGGCTGGAAAACTGTCAGCTGAGCAGGAGGAGCCAAACCCAGACCTGTGGAGGAAAGACAGAAGGCCTCCGTCTCCCAAGTGGTGATGGTGTCAGGAACTGTAACAGGAACCTCAGCTGATCCAGAGTCTCTGTGGTGCAAAAATAACAATAAGCCTGTTTGATTCTGACTCAGCACTTAAGTAAGCAACATTTGGTTACACAATTGcaaaaaatgtgattttgaaGTTATCTGTTTTTGCAAACGACATCTTAATTTCTAGTGTGCAGTATCTAACTTTGGGAATGCCATTAGGCTAGTCCTAAGTATTTTGAAAAGACCAATTAAACCATGTCTTTGAGTTAGCAGTCCAATCTCTGCTATTTTACCTCCAAATCATGTCAATTCATGTAATTACAGATGACTGCCAGACTTAGTTAAGGAGATATTGTTCGCCAGATGGTCTCTGCATGTGCGATCTGAGAAGGGGTGAAAGATGGATACCTAAAAATATCcatgtaaaaataattttaaatgtgtgttgtgATGCCTTTATTGAgcataaacaaattacaaaaataattaaattcttgGCAGTGTACGTCTGTGCACAGGATGTTAAAGTGACATTGTCTTTTAATGTTAAAAGTTCAATCAAGAGAATCACTAAACAGCAAGAGAATCATACACTCTTTACTGAAAATTTTCAGTAGGTCAGGTCAGTTTAGTATAGGTTTAATTGCTTCTTCCAAACAGGATCTTATAGGAAGATGAGAAAACAAGGTCCATCCATGTTAGCATTCGTCTATTGATTTAGTCAAATTTGCTAGAGGCAAAACTCCTGCATCACCTATGTTTGGTGTGTCAAGGCAAATGCTGTTTAAATTTGAAATGCtccaacattttttttcctcGTTATCAATATAAGGTTTTGTTTTTctctattttttaaaagtaaaatatatattttttattgtggaATGGCACAAGGTTAAGCATAGTGAATTCTGTCTGAATGCACTGTATTTACACAATCTGTAGACCTAAGCTATGTTTGGTGTGTCAAGTGAAAGGGTGTAATTGCAGCCTAATCTCACAAGAAAAGTGAAATTTTAGTGACTAATTCTTACGAGTTCAGTAtgagtatgattttaaaaaggaggcgtggcacccaaccccacccctaaacctaaccgtcattgggggatgagcaaatcgcactaaattgtacgaattagatcgtaggtattcatacgaattagccactaaatcgaaaagttatgaattgccgtgggACTATGTTGGTAATTGGTGCTTTCGAGACTAGTCATGCCTGAGATAATTTTGAGAAACTAAACGAATGTTTGACAAAGAacagtaaacattaaacaaaacaaaaatgcattcaGAATCTGCAAAGCTCCCAGGTATTTACTGTCCTGGGCACCTGAAGAGATGTATGAGAGACATGAGTTGATGACAAATGCACTGATTTTGCCTCACATACCCCACTTCAGCAAGGTCCCAGATCCATGTTTCTGGGAAGACGGTCCGAATCGTCACTGTGGGAGAATCTCGATTTACAAGAGAAGATTCTGGTCTTGAAAACCCCATTCTCGATCGAGCAGTGTTCACAACACCAGTCctcgctaaaaaaaaaaaaaaaaagtgttaagtgttagtttgtagtgtatgaataaagtatatatacactataacaaaaaaaatacttaataaaaatgaataacaataaaaaagtaaaaaaacatgtttttatacaGTACTGGCACATATGCCAAAAGAAAAGAGCAAATAGTAAGCAGATAATACAAACAGAATAGTCAACACATTACAGGAGCAAACAACATTATCTGGACACACAATTGTTTGCATGTATGCGTGTGTCCTCACAACAATTGGACGATTGTTTCTTGTTCCTTGTTTCCTGTTTCTGCTGAGTTTTTTCTTTGCTTGTTTTAGACTCACGACCGATTGTCATCTTTTTACAGAGACCCGGAAGGGGGAAAAATtggtgagagaaaaaaaaagtgataggaaaacatatttctaaggtTTTTGCGTTCCCTTACAAAGATTTTGTATTATCTCGCAAATATGTTTTGCGTTCCTATCCCACTTCTTTACATTAAATCTGTGCGTCGACAGTCGtctttcatatgcaacctctgaaccagtgaatgcatgtacaagcgctgactgacagatgtgttccgtacaataaactgatcccagatcagcttctgtacacgccatttaaagtgacatctctgttatcaaacaagtgagcagcaaacGAATctcaagttttgttttgtttgataacaaagGTGTCTCTGTAGAAATGCACAGATCAATAATGAAAGCATTctattactttagaaactgttggtccttatttaagagaaaattagctgtttaaaataaagcatgcaggacggagatgtttacatattattcagtgtatttgtctgtctgtataAATGTACAACAGAATCCTAAAGTGTCCTGCACTtttgctcctctgtaaatggcatgtaaagaagctgatctgggatcagtttattgtacggagcgcgtCTATAAGTCAGCGCTTAttcatgcattcactggttcagaggttgtatatgaaaggcgacgatcgacgcacagctttaatgtaaagaaagtgaatgcagacattttattattactttcagcatgcttttaagattaaaaatatatcagaaatatgggaaaatactaaattataggatgatagtgggatagaaatttaaaatatgggagaattttggcaaaaatgtgagggtttacatgaatgaagtgaacaggaagtgtttgtggagaaacagttttgcaagaTAATGCAAAACGTCTGTGCGAGGGAAggcaaaaaaactttaaaatatgttttcctatcacccagtttttttttttctttcaccaattattattttttttccaccaatttgtttcctcaccatcacgtcccttcctgGTCTCCGTATCTTTTGGATTCATGGTGTATATAATAATAGGtgtgtttcaaaacaaacaaaaacaaacagcacgAACATAAATAGCAGTACAGGTACCTATTTTTCTGTGATAAGTCAGGCCTCTGTATGACAGACACTCAGGGACTCGCACAAACAAATTTGAAGCCATTTTCAGCCCCACTCTctgtgaaaacaaaattaaataaaatctgtcaaattGAATTGAAATACAGAATAATCACGTCTGAAATATCAAGAGGGCTTTTTGTGCGCTTAAAGTATGTTTGGTATTCACTCACCCAAACCAAATCTAGGATTCTAATCTGTACTGTCACACATGGATTCGACCTGTTACCTTTAAGTTTTCATAGACGTTGTCTGTTAGCACAGATCGACGGGGTCTCACATGTAGACACGGCTGCTCATCTTCAACACTGTATGGATAATATGACACCGACTGAACTGGCAGCAGGTTGAAGATCTGCAATGAGACCACATTTACACACTGTttctaattcattcattaattttccaaaATCTGAATATCAGAAAATGGATTATAACAGACATATTCAATTATAATCTTTTTTCACTCGAGTGTAGATTACTACgatacaaagttttttttatactGAATCTTAAAGCATATACACCTTGTCAGCATCCAGACGTTTGCCTGACTCCAGGATCAGGACGCTCTGATCTACAGCACTGAGGCCACACAGTGAACCAGGCTGAGCTGAGAGCTGGAGAGTGTTTTTCTCACCAGGAACTGCTTTAGCAGGAGAAAACTGCAGAGAAACCTGTGACGATAGTGAAATAGGATTTTTTTTAGGACTCAAACAGAAATACAGTATAAAGTAGATTATCTTTAACCTGCTACAACACATACCttattaccaaaacatttttcaaTGCTTAATCTTTTGTTTGCAGCAACAATATTTTCACTGGGCAGAACACAGTACACCAGAATTTGCACTACAGGAGCCACATCTGCACCAACAGACAGTTTGAAGGACACTGTGCCACTTGATACTCTGTTAGAAGAAGACTTCACTTCAAGCTTCTCATATCCATGACGAACAATCACTCCTTTGGACAAGACCTGAAACAAACAGACAACACTGTTATAAACTGACCAGTGCAGTCGATTAATGCTgcgaacaaaataaataaataagccatcGCTTTAAGAATGTCCACATGTACTCACTATATAGACAATGTCAGTATTGAAGCCTTCAACCGTCTCTCCAACAAAATAATACTTGACAGTGGCTGTAATCTCAGTGCCACACTTTATTGGCTGCTCGATATTCTCCATAATCAGTTCACTTAATATTGGGGTGTATGGATCGGCGGTCTGGAAGACCTGAACTGTTTTTTTATCTGTAGAGAAGTAAGGTGTTTTGTACTCACGAAAATGGGTATCTGGATATACACTTGCCTggaaaaaaatcagaaatgaGTTAACTGTTATTACTGAACCCTTCATGGAATATGAAGTAAAACTAGGTGAATACAAACTCTTACAATCAGAGAAATGTCTTTTTTAGAAAGACTAGATGTATTAAGAGAGAAGCTGGCCAGTCCATCACTGTCTGTAGTGAGATTTAGGAGCAGTTTGGAGGACCAGTTTTCACCCTCTAATAGATAAACCTCTTTGTTTGGAATTGGAGCATCCTTAAAATCGAAAAGTTTGATCTGTTGAAAATAAGATTGTTGAGGAGTTAATTCTGAAATAATTCTAAGTGTATTAATTCCATTAAACTGAGACAAATAGATTTCAGACTTACTTTTCCTTCTATGACTGATCCATGTTCATATGTTTTGGGCAGGTCAATAAGTGTGACTTTCCCAATTTCATATGTAAGAGGTACAGATTCAGATTTTGTCATGGTGATCTCTGTAATAGtaaaatacagcaaaataaaaatttatatcaaaataaaagattaCAAATTAAAAGGTTAATAAATTCAGACAACAAAGACCTGACCAAACCAAACAGCTCACCTGTTCCTTCTTCTGTAACCACTGCCTCAACATGAAGAGAATTCATTAGTCTCTCCTTTAGTGTGGAGTTCAAAAAGACTGATATGCCGAAGTTATGGATGGCACAGCCTGCCTTTGTTATCtgattttaatgaataaaaaaaatttaacatatAAACTTAAGTGTGGTTTAAATACAAGGAGGAAAAATGTTGTGTAGTGCAGTTCAGCTAACATACTTCAGTGGTTTCCTCTGAACACAATGGATTGAAATCTTTGGTATGAAAGTGGCGCATAGAATTACGGCACACTTTCACCCATGATTTACCAGGTACAGGCTGTCCATAAgtgtatctgtaaaaaaaaaaatcaagctacTGAAATACAACTCAgggttaagtaaaataaataatattctatGATATCTGACCCCAGAAAATGCActtaacaattcaataaaattagcACAATTTTGACTGTAAAGGAGAGAAATAAACCACTTACTTTGCGCAAACCTCAATTAATAGTTCTTCTTCATCAACACTTACTTTATTTGGTTTTTTTACTGCAACTTCAAATTTAGGCAAAACTAGAAATCCGAAGACAGAAATCAAAGTCATTAGTAGTAAAATAACATAGTATATTGTATTAATTTGTCAAACGCAGTTATTCCATTTTATGACTCACCGTATTTTTTCACCTTAAAATAATGTGAGATCATCCTTTCTCCAATAAAAGCCTTCAGTTTGTATGTGCCTTCACGACATTCTGGGTTTAATTCATATGAACGCTGCAAAATCCACCTTGTTGAGGAAACATTTGTCCATTGACCAATCCTGTTATCTTGACTGTCCTGTTTATTACCAAAAACACAATCCATTTAGTCACAAAGTTGTGTACATACATGTAAACAGTAGttacataaaacacaaaaactgCTAACTCCTACAGTGTTATAGGATTTAAAATGTCTGTTTGTTATGACAGTACAGGAGGTATTGTGGTCTTACCTCAAGCACGACTGaactatactgtaaaaataaacagTCATTAAATAATTGTCAGTACTAAAATGATTCAAAGCCAACAAGAAACAAATCATGAGCAAATGAGGCTAATAAAGATATTGGATAAAGCACATCAGACCTGCTGATCAAGTGGTGCAAAGTTTTTATCCAGGGTAACAATTCTGAAGTTAACTGTGGAGACAAAAagtttattataatcttttttaAGCTTTTCTTTTATGTGCTTTTTGCACACTATTACTAGTGAAAAGTACAGTTAAAGTGTAAACATGCCAGGACAATAGCTATGTTCATGTCATATCATAATTACAAGGTTCCTACTggtaaaaacatacataaaacactGATACTGATGGAAGTGAGGGAGTCACAGACGGTTTTTGGATGCACCTTTAAGTGTTTATAGTCTCTTTAGTGACACTGTGGACTCATTCTAACAAAATCTGATAGAGGCACAGAAGCAATTTCAAGTGAGGCATGAATACCCGATGAAAAGGGCCTGGTAAAGTCAGGACGATAGACTTTTTCCAGTCATGTGAGGTCTTAGTATGAAGTCAGGGGTAGGTAATTTTAATTCTGGTGGTCTAGTATTTCTGGTACTGTATATTAGTTTATCTCCATCAAATGCATATGAACAAGTTAATCAAGGTCTTCAGGAGACAGGCAGGTATTTTTTACATGTTTCAAGCTAAACTTTGTGGTGGccgtccaggattaacattaccCACCCTAATATATCCCTATGGGACAGCAGATTATCTTGCGGCACATGAACAAATTAAAGTGAAAATGGTAAATAAACTCTCTACAACTCATTTTAGCTTAACTTTCTTTCACTCATAACATGTCCAAATTTAAAACTATGCATGGACATGCTGTTCAGAGGTGGACCAGTCCACGTCCAATACAGGCTACAACGCAAAATGATCCTGAAATGAATCCTTTTTGTAGATGATAAGATCAACATGTTTCCCATTAAGGTAGAATACCTTTCATCCAGTAAAAATATTTAAGGATAATTAAATATGGCTTCCCCCAGTAAAGTTAATCAGAAAATCAGGGAGGAATGACAAACTGAATTGGGCCAACCAATGGGCAGACAATGAGTTTATCACAAAAGAAAGCCACTTCATCCATGAATCATATGCTTTGAGACAAGGTTTTGCTTCATTGTGTAAAGCAATGCATTAAAAATCAGCTGGATGTACTGTGTCTTTTGTTCTATTGATCTTGCAAAACTGCATGAATAATGGATCATCTGCTCTGAACTCTGACTTCAGCTTTCCAAATACTTATTAATGGGTGCTGGTTCTGCCCCTCTCACCCTGACTTGGTGCCTGTTTGGGATCTGTCCTTGGTTCTTATCACACTTTCTAACACTTTGAACTACTGCATGCACTGGAGTTGAAAGTGCTCTCGTTCAAGTGGTGCTTTACTAGGATTCTtatattttcaaaacaattatGTAGCAAATGACTCT is part of the Danio rerio strain Tuebingen ecotype United States chromosome 15, GRCz12tu, whole genome shotgun sequence genome and encodes:
- the a2m2f gene encoding alpha-2-macroglobulin-like isoform X1, whose amino-acid sequence is MAWTLVIMALNFSCCWKGLLLLFSLLICVNGKMAEPSFMVIFPAVIESGSEAKLCASLLNPNESLVMNIYLVHGNQSTLLLQEKAEQEFHRCFNFKAPLAVAESVQIMKVELQGESFKRTEERKVMFKSYHPLTFIQTDKPIYIPGQTVNFRIVTLDKNFAPLDQQYSSVVLEDSQDNRIGQWTNVSSTRWILQRSYELNPECREGTYKLKAFIGERMISHYFKVKKYVLPKFEVAVKKPNKVSVDEEELLIEVCAKYTYGQPVPGKSWVKVCRNSMRHFHTKDFNPLCSEETTEITKAGCAIHNFGISVFLNSTLKERLMNSLHVEAVVTEEGTEITMTKSESVPLTYEIGKVTLIDLPKTYEHGSVIEGKIKLFDFKDAPIPNKEVYLLEGENWSSKLLLNLTTDSDGLASFSLNTSSLSKKDISLIASVYPDTHFREYKTPYFSTDKKTVQVFQTADPYTPILSELIMENIEQPIKCGTEITATVKYYFVGETVEGFNTDIVYIVLSKGVIVRHGYEKLEVKSSSNRVSSGTVSFKLSVGADVAPVVQILVYCVLPSENIVAANKRLSIEKCFGNKVSLQFSPAKAVPGEKNTLQLSAQPGSLCGLSAVDQSVLILESGKRLDADKIFNLLPVQSVSYYPYSVEDEQPCLHVRPRRSVLTDNVYENLKRVGLKMASNLFVRVPECLSYRGLTYHRKIARTGVVNTARSRMGFSRPESSLVNRDSPTVTIRTVFPETWIWDLAEVGDSGSAEVPVTVPDTITTWETEAFCLSSTGLGLAPPAQLTVFQPFFLELSLPYSIIRGEIFELKATVFNYLSKCIMVKVSPAPSSDYTLKASSDDQYSSCLCANGRQTFKWILTPSVLGVMNITVSAEAEASQTVCDNEIVSVPERGRIDIVTRSLLVQAEGTEKTETNSWLLCPKGDSLSEEMNLTLPKDVIEGSAKSSVSVIGDILGRALQNLHGLLRMPYGCGEQNMAVLSPNIYILQYLENTKQLTSAIREKASSFLKSGYQRQLNYKHFDGAYSTFGYGDGNTWLTAFVLKSFGKAQKYTFIDPQIIQSAKDWLISRRNSDGCFIQQGRLFNNRMKGGVNNNVTMTAYITASLLELETPVTDPVITKGLSCLRSVIEDVKNTYTTALLAYTFSLARDTNTRQQLFNKLEDLAISDGPLVHWSQSASADDSASLDVEISSYVLLAVLTADSLTTADLGFANRIVSWLVKQQNAYGGFSSTQDTVVALQALSLYATKVFSSDGSSTVTVQSAGDSHHFDVNQDNKLLYQEKQLANVPGKYSIEVKGSACVSVQMAQFYNILTPTEAKTLSIDAEVEGDCKKTFGKSLLLNFTVTYDGPQAKTNMVIVDIKLLSGFTADTSMLKTQQQSYASPVERIDSKDDHVLVYLKEVPKADPVNLQIGLNQIIQVKNLKPAVIKVYDYYQTSDQSEMEYSSHCE
- the a2m2f gene encoding alpha-2-macroglobulin-like isoform X2; the protein is MISHYFKVKKYVLPKFEVAVKKPNKVSVDEEELLIEVCAKYTYGQPVPGKSWVKVCRNSMRHFHTKDFNPLCSEETTEITKAGCAIHNFGISVFLNSTLKERLMNSLHVEAVVTEEGTEITMTKSESVPLTYEIGKVTLIDLPKTYEHGSVIEGKIKLFDFKDAPIPNKEVYLLEGENWSSKLLLNLTTDSDGLASFSLNTSSLSKKDISLIASVYPDTHFREYKTPYFSTDKKTVQVFQTADPYTPILSELIMENIEQPIKCGTEITATVKYYFVGETVEGFNTDIVYIVLSKGVIVRHGYEKLEVKSSSNRVSSGTVSFKLSVGADVAPVVQILVYCVLPSENIVAANKRLSIEKCFGNKVSLQFSPAKAVPGEKNTLQLSAQPGSLCGLSAVDQSVLILESGKRLDADKIFNLLPVQSVSYYPYSVEDEQPCLHVRPRRSVLTDNVYENLKRVGLKMASNLFVRVPECLSYRGLTYHRKIARTGVVNTARSRMGFSRPESSLVNRDSPTVTIRTVFPETWIWDLAEVGDSGSAEVPVTVPDTITTWETEAFCLSSTGLGLAPPAQLTVFQPFFLELSLPYSIIRGEIFELKATVFNYLSKCIMVKVSPAPSSDYTLKASSDDQYSSCLCANGRQTFKWILTPSVLGVMNITVSAEAEASQTVCDNEIVSVPERGRIDIVTRSLLVQAEGTEKTETNSWLLCPKGDSLSEEMNLTLPKDVIEGSAKSSVSVIGDILGRALQNLHGLLRMPYGCGEQNMAVLSPNIYILQYLENTKQLTSAIREKASSFLKSGYQRQLNYKHFDGAYSTFGYGDGNTWLTAFVLKSFGKAQKYTFIDPQIIQSAKDWLISRRNSDGCFIQQGRLFNNRMKGGVNNNVTMTAYITASLLELETPVTDPVITKGLSCLRSVIEDVKNTYTTALLAYTFSLARDTNTRQQLFNKLEDLAISDGPLVHWSQSASADDSASLDVEISSYVLLAVLTADSLTTADLGFANRIVSWLVKQQNAYGGFSSTQDTVVALQALSLYATKVFSSDGSSTVTVQSAGDSHHFDVNQDNKLLYQEKQLANVPGKYSIEVKGSACVSVQMAQFYNILTPTEAKTLSIDAEVEGDCKKTFGKSLLLNFTVTYDGPQAKTNMVIVDIKLLSGFTADTSMLKTQQQSYASPVERIDSKDDHVLVYLKEVPKADPVNLQIGLNQIIQVKNLKPAVIKVYDYYQTSDQSEMEYSSHCE